One window of Oncorhynchus masou masou isolate Uvic2021 chromosome 28, UVic_Omas_1.1, whole genome shotgun sequence genomic DNA carries:
- the carm1l gene encoding histone-arginine methyltransferase CARM1 isoform X2 yields METMERGSEVTCFSINLFTVNEDQVQGEIQVAKQRQHQGLSLQLSTGLDETELTIQDGDGVCVFKFTVTRETDCCRVGTQSFLITVGCLSVLLQFRTQSEFQEFHIQLRREEKPAERQQSVFDQRTEDSSALQYFQFYGCLSQQQNMLQDYLRTATYQKAILLNEMDFKDKIVLDVGSGSGILSFFAIQAGAKRVYAVEASPVAKFAEMLVKSNSLSDRIIVLAGKIEEVSCPEQVDVIISEPIGYMLLNERMLESYLHSRKWLKPKGMMFPTCSDMHLAPFTDEQLYIEHYGRSSFWHQTCFYGVNLSGLHSSAVDEFFKQPIVDTFEMSILMAKSVKHCINFMEAKEEDLHRMEIPFVFKLLQSGLIHGLAFWFDVAFIGSKMTVWLSTAPSEPLTHWYQVRCLFQTPLFGKVGQTLSGSVQFIANTRQSYDIHITAVVDQSGFKSGNSLDLKNPFFR; encoded by the exons ATGGAGACCATGGAGAGGGGTTCAGAAGTGACCTGTTTTTCCATCAATCTGTTTACGGTGAATGAGGACCAGGTACAGGGAGAGATACAGGTGGCTAAACAGAGGCAACACCAAGGCCTTTCTCTACAGTTGAGCACAGGGCTGGATGAGACAGAGCTCACTATTCAGGATG GTGATGGGGTCTGTGTTTTCAAATTCACAGTCACCAGGGAAACAGACTGTTGTCGGGTGGGCACCCAATCTTTCCTCATAACCGTTGGCTGCCTGAGCGTTCTCTTGCAGTTCAGAACACAGAGTG AGTTTCAGGAGTTCCACATACAgctgagaagagaagagaagccaGCAGAGAGGCAACAATCAGTGTTTGACCAGAGAACTGAAGACTCCTCAGCCCTGCAGTACTTCCAG TTTTATGGCTGTCTATCACAACAACAGAATATGCTGCAGGATTATTTGAGGACAGCCACGTATCAAAAGGCCATCCTGCTAAACGAGATGGACTTCAAGGACAAG ATAGTACTTGATGTTGGCAGTGGATCAGGGATCCTGTCTTTCTTCGCCATCCAGGCAGGAGCGAAGAGGGTATATGCTGTGGAGGCCAGCCCTGTAGCCAAATTTGCAGAG ATGCTTGTGAAGAGCAATAGTCTGTCAGATAGGATCATAGTCCTGGCTGGAAAGATTGAGGAGGTGTCGTGCCCTGAGCAGGTGGACGTGATCATCTCAGAGCCCATTGGCTACATGCTTCTGAACGAGAGGATGCTGGAGAGCTACCTCCACTCCAGGAAGTGGCTTAAACCCAAGG GTATGATGTTCCCAACCTGTAGTGACATGCACCTCGCTCCCTTCACTGACGAGCAGCTCTACATCGAGCACTATGGACGCTCTAGCTTCTG GCACCAGACCTGTTTCTATGGGGTTAACCTGAGTGGTCTTCACAGTTCTGCAGTTGATGAGTTTTTCAAACAGCCCATAGTT GACACATTTGAGATGTCGATTCTAATGGCAAAATCTGTCAAGCACTGCATCAATTTCATGGAGGCTAAAGAAGAGGACTTACACAG GATGGAGATTCCATTTGTGTTTAAACTGCTCCAGTCTGGACTGATCCATGGGCTGGCCTTCTGGTTTGACGTAGCATTTATAGGATCCAA GATGACAGTGTGGTTGTCCACTGCTCCTAGTGAACCTCTGACTCACTGGTACCAGGTCCGCTGTCTCTTCCAGACCCCTCTGTTTGGCAAGGTGGGACAGACTCTGTCCGGATCTGTCCAGTTCATAGCCAACACAAG GCAGAGCTACGACATTCACATCACAGCAGTCGTTGATCAGTCAGGCTTCAAATCTGGCAACAGTTTGGATCTAAAGAACCCTTTCTTCAGGTGA
- the carm1l gene encoding histone-arginine methyltransferase CARM1 isoform X1: METMERGSEVTCFSINLFTVNEDQVQGEIQVAKQRQHQGLSLQLSTGLDETELTIQDGDGVCVFKFTVTRETDCCRVGTQSFLITVGCLSVLLQFRTQSEFQEFHIQLRREEKPAERQQSVFDQRTEDSSALQYFQFYGCLSQQQNMLQDYLRTATYQKAILLNEMDFKDKIVLDVGSGSGILSFFAIQAGAKRVYAVEASPVAKFAEMLVKSNSLSDRIIVLAGKIEEVSCPEQVDVIISEPIGYMLLNERMLESYLHSRKWLKPKGMMFPTCSDMHLAPFTDEQLYIEHYGRSSFWHQTCFYGVNLSGLHSSAVDEFFKQPIVDTFEMSILMAKSVKHCINFMEAKEEDLHRMEIPFVFKLLQSGLIHGLAFWFDVAFIGSKMTVWLSTAPSEPLTHWYQVRCLFQTPLFGKVGQTLSGSVQFIANTRQSYDIHITAVVDQSGFKSGNSLDLKNPFFRYA; the protein is encoded by the exons ATGGAGACCATGGAGAGGGGTTCAGAAGTGACCTGTTTTTCCATCAATCTGTTTACGGTGAATGAGGACCAGGTACAGGGAGAGATACAGGTGGCTAAACAGAGGCAACACCAAGGCCTTTCTCTACAGTTGAGCACAGGGCTGGATGAGACAGAGCTCACTATTCAGGATG GTGATGGGGTCTGTGTTTTCAAATTCACAGTCACCAGGGAAACAGACTGTTGTCGGGTGGGCACCCAATCTTTCCTCATAACCGTTGGCTGCCTGAGCGTTCTCTTGCAGTTCAGAACACAGAGTG AGTTTCAGGAGTTCCACATACAgctgagaagagaagagaagccaGCAGAGAGGCAACAATCAGTGTTTGACCAGAGAACTGAAGACTCCTCAGCCCTGCAGTACTTCCAG TTTTATGGCTGTCTATCACAACAACAGAATATGCTGCAGGATTATTTGAGGACAGCCACGTATCAAAAGGCCATCCTGCTAAACGAGATGGACTTCAAGGACAAG ATAGTACTTGATGTTGGCAGTGGATCAGGGATCCTGTCTTTCTTCGCCATCCAGGCAGGAGCGAAGAGGGTATATGCTGTGGAGGCCAGCCCTGTAGCCAAATTTGCAGAG ATGCTTGTGAAGAGCAATAGTCTGTCAGATAGGATCATAGTCCTGGCTGGAAAGATTGAGGAGGTGTCGTGCCCTGAGCAGGTGGACGTGATCATCTCAGAGCCCATTGGCTACATGCTTCTGAACGAGAGGATGCTGGAGAGCTACCTCCACTCCAGGAAGTGGCTTAAACCCAAGG GTATGATGTTCCCAACCTGTAGTGACATGCACCTCGCTCCCTTCACTGACGAGCAGCTCTACATCGAGCACTATGGACGCTCTAGCTTCTG GCACCAGACCTGTTTCTATGGGGTTAACCTGAGTGGTCTTCACAGTTCTGCAGTTGATGAGTTTTTCAAACAGCCCATAGTT GACACATTTGAGATGTCGATTCTAATGGCAAAATCTGTCAAGCACTGCATCAATTTCATGGAGGCTAAAGAAGAGGACTTACACAG GATGGAGATTCCATTTGTGTTTAAACTGCTCCAGTCTGGACTGATCCATGGGCTGGCCTTCTGGTTTGACGTAGCATTTATAGGATCCAA GATGACAGTGTGGTTGTCCACTGCTCCTAGTGAACCTCTGACTCACTGGTACCAGGTCCGCTGTCTCTTCCAGACCCCTCTGTTTGGCAAGGTGGGACAGACTCTGTCCGGATCTGTCCAGTTCATAGCCAACACAAG GCAGAGCTACGACATTCACATCACAGCAGTCGTTGATCAGTCAGGCTTCAAATCTGGCAACAGTTTGGATCTAAAGAACCCTTTCTTCAG GTATGCCTGA